The Fortiea contorta PCC 7126 genome has a segment encoding these proteins:
- a CDS encoding NAD(P)H-quinone oxidoreductase subunit F, with the protein MVQFLLETVWLVPCYALLGGLLAVPWSPGIIRRTGPRPAGYVNLVMTFIAFIHSAIALSNTWNHPSTELFIPWLSTAGLNLTIAIDISSVSVGALVVITGLNLLAQTYAIGYMEMDWGWGRFFSLLGFFEAGLCALVLCNSLFFSYVILEILTLGTYLLVGLWFSQPLVVTGARDAFLTKRVGDLLLLMGVLGLWPLAGTWNYTELAEWATTANVNPTLITLVGLALIAGPMGKCAQFPLHLWLDEAMEGPVPSTVLRNSVVVASGAWVLIKLQPVLTLSPIVSSAIVAIGAVTAVGASLIAIAQIDIKRCQSYSVSAYMGLVFIAVGTQQDEAALLLVLTHALSSALLVMSTGGIVWNSITQDINQLGGLWSRRPISGIAFIVGSLGLIGFPPLGGFWALIKLGDALWFSQPALVAVIIAVNALTAFSLAREFGLIFGRQAKQMSERSPEVHWPMVLPMVILLGFVLHLPLVLQSLSLLPSWAILNKDVTLLLIWSSIFGVSIGGVVYLGNWQKPIRLPGKALRNFFAYDFYTAQIYRLTIVASVGQIAKFADMLDRLVIDGIVNLVGLFSLLGGQGLKYSTSGQTQFYAFTVLLGVSVLGMWVAWPFWGVQFLDLMF; encoded by the coding sequence ATGTAAATCTGGTGATGACTTTTATCGCCTTCATTCATAGTGCGATCGCATTGTCAAACACCTGGAATCACCCATCAACAGAACTATTTATTCCCTGGCTTTCCACTGCTGGCTTAAATCTAACTATTGCTATAGACATTTCCTCGGTCAGCGTCGGTGCACTAGTCGTCATTACAGGCTTAAATTTGCTAGCACAAACTTACGCCATCGGTTACATGGAAATGGATTGGGGCTGGGGAAGATTCTTTTCTTTGTTGGGATTTTTTGAAGCCGGATTATGTGCCCTAGTTTTATGTAATAGCTTATTCTTCAGTTATGTCATCTTGGAAATCCTCACCTTGGGAACCTACCTCCTAGTCGGCTTATGGTTTAGTCAGCCGCTGGTAGTCACCGGTGCAAGAGATGCATTTTTAACCAAACGGGTAGGAGACTTACTATTATTAATGGGGGTGTTGGGACTATGGCCCCTAGCTGGAACTTGGAACTATACAGAATTAGCTGAGTGGGCGACTACAGCCAACGTCAACCCCACGCTGATTACTTTAGTAGGTTTAGCCTTAATTGCGGGGCCGATGGGTAAATGTGCTCAATTCCCGTTGCATTTGTGGTTAGATGAAGCGATGGAAGGCCCCGTACCTAGTACAGTTTTGCGGAACTCAGTGGTAGTCGCCAGTGGTGCATGGGTACTGATTAAACTGCAACCAGTGTTAACCTTATCACCGATAGTATCCTCAGCCATTGTAGCGATTGGGGCGGTGACAGCAGTCGGTGCTTCCTTAATTGCGATCGCCCAAATTGATATTAAGCGCTGTCAGTCTTATTCGGTTAGCGCCTACATGGGTTTAGTATTCATCGCCGTAGGTACGCAACAAGATGAAGCCGCACTGTTATTAGTCCTCACCCATGCTTTATCTTCCGCATTACTAGTCATGAGTACTGGGGGGATTGTCTGGAACAGCATCACCCAAGATATTAACCAACTGGGTGGACTCTGGTCGCGCCGTCCCATATCCGGAATCGCTTTTATAGTTGGTAGTCTGGGATTAATCGGCTTCCCACCTCTGGGCGGCTTTTGGGCTTTAATAAAACTGGGTGATGCATTGTGGTTCAGTCAACCAGCATTGGTAGCAGTAATTATCGCCGTTAACGCCCTCACAGCCTTTAGTCTAGCCAGAGAATTCGGCTTAATTTTTGGTCGTCAAGCCAAGCAAATGAGTGAGCGATCGCCTGAAGTCCACTGGCCGATGGTGCTACCGATGGTAATTTTACTCGGTTTTGTCCTACACCTGCCCCTAGTTTTGCAAAGTTTATCACTCCTTCCCAGTTGGGCAATTCTGAATAAAGATGTAACCCTGTTGCTGATTTGGTCAAGTATTTTTGGTGTCAGCATTGGTGGCGTCGTTTATTTAGGAAATTGGCAAAAACCTATCCGCTTACCGGGAAAAGCTTTAAGAAATTTTTTCGCCTACGACTTTTACACCGCCCAAATTTATCGCCTCACCATTGTTGCTAGCGTCGGTCAAATTGCCAAATTTGCCGATATGCTAGACCGCTTAGTTATTGACGGGATTGTCAATCTTGTCGGCTTATTTTCACTATTAGGTGGACAAGGGCTAAAATACAGCACCTCCGGACAAACCCAATTTTACGCCTTCACCGTCCTCCTCGGTGTCAGCGTCTTGGGAATGTGGGTAGCTTGGCCGTTTTGGGGAGTACAATTTCTCGATTTAATGTTTTAA
- a CDS encoding NADH-quinone oxidoreductase subunit M yields MLSVLIVLPILAAVLVALLPKTISNSSIRLIALFLSGINLLWNLFILLKFDLSNPGMQFQEYLPWNETLGLNYQLGVDGLSILMLILNSLLTWIAIYSSSQQIQRPKLFYSLILVVSGGVAGAFLAENLLLFFLFYELELIPFYLLISIWGGAKRAYAGIKFLIYTAVSGALILATFLGTVWLTGSSSFAIDAISTQTLSAGMQILLLGGIIVGFGIKIPLVPFHTWLPDAYVEASAPIAILLGGVLAKLGTYGLLRFGLGMFPQAWSAIAPTLAIWGAISAIYGALVAIAQTDIKRMVAYSSIGHMGYILVAGAASTPLSLVGAVAQMFSHGIILAILFLLVGIVEAKVGTRELDQLNGLMSPIRGLPLISALLVLSGMASAGIPGLTGFVAEFIVFQGSFANFPIPTLLCVLSSALTAVYFVILLNRTCFGKLDNNLAYYPRVLWSEKIPALILAVLIIFLGIQPTWLVRWSETTTTTMVAAIPPIEKTVVSQIALQE; encoded by the coding sequence ATGTTAAGCGTTTTAATTGTTCTGCCAATTTTAGCTGCTGTTTTGGTAGCACTATTGCCCAAAACTATCTCTAATAGCAGCATTCGTCTCATAGCATTGTTCCTGTCAGGAATAAATCTGCTCTGGAATCTTTTTATTCTGTTGAAATTTGACCTCAGTAACCCAGGAATGCAGTTTCAAGAATATCTACCTTGGAACGAAACTCTGGGTTTAAACTATCAATTAGGGGTGGATGGACTATCAATATTAATGTTGATACTAAATAGTCTCCTCACCTGGATTGCAATTTACAGCAGCAGCCAGCAGATCCAACGTCCTAAGCTTTTTTACTCTTTAATATTAGTAGTGAGTGGTGGTGTCGCTGGTGCATTTTTAGCAGAAAATCTGTTGCTATTCTTCCTGTTTTATGAACTGGAATTAATCCCCTTTTATCTGCTAATTTCTATTTGGGGAGGAGCAAAACGAGCTTATGCTGGCATCAAATTTCTAATTTATACAGCAGTTTCTGGAGCCTTAATTTTAGCAACCTTCCTCGGCACAGTTTGGTTAACTGGTTCTAGCAGCTTTGCCATAGACGCCATCTCTACCCAAACCCTCTCAGCCGGAATGCAAATTCTCCTACTGGGAGGAATTATAGTCGGTTTCGGTATCAAAATTCCTTTAGTTCCTTTTCATACTTGGTTGCCGGATGCTTACGTAGAAGCTTCCGCACCAATCGCTATTTTGCTTGGTGGTGTTTTGGCGAAGCTAGGTACTTATGGATTGTTGCGGTTTGGTTTGGGAATGTTTCCCCAAGCTTGGAGTGCGATCGCGCCTACATTGGCAATTTGGGGTGCAATCAGTGCTATCTATGGAGCATTAGTAGCGATCGCCCAAACAGACATCAAGCGCATGGTAGCCTATAGTTCTATCGGTCACATGGGTTACATCTTAGTCGCAGGTGCTGCGAGTACTCCCCTTTCCCTTGTAGGTGCAGTCGCCCAAATGTTCAGCCACGGTATCATTCTTGCTATCCTCTTCCTTTTAGTAGGAATCGTGGAAGCGAAAGTTGGTACCCGCGAATTAGACCAGCTCAATGGTTTAATGAGTCCCATTCGCGGTTTACCTCTAATCAGCGCCCTCCTAGTTTTAAGCGGAATGGCTAGTGCTGGGATTCCTGGTTTAACTGGATTTGTGGCTGAATTTATCGTCTTCCAAGGTAGTTTTGCTAACTTCCCTATTCCCACGCTTTTGTGTGTATTATCTAGTGCTTTAACCGCAGTTTATTTCGTTATTCTCCTCAACCGTACCTGTTTTGGCAAACTCGACAACAACCTAGCTTACTATCCTCGCGTGTTGTGGTCAGAGAAAATACCAGCTTTAATTTTGGCAGTTTTAATTATCTTTTTAGGAATACAACCCACTTGGTTAGTGCGTTGGAGTGAAACCACAACCACAACAATGGTAGCTGCAATTCCACCCATAGAAAAAACTGTCGTTTCGCAAATAGCCTTGCAAGAATAA
- a CDS encoding CO2 hydration protein, translated as MTATVIPSTTKLPPSKHEFAEVIHRLEAGGSMLPDTPENLMQIIGLYKAYAVPMDFYWRDLLYIAEREFLNPLPFFKYFLPKEYLERHNHYAGDDADLRVWRGIATAHPELLAFIDKGETGKFPQLFHHLFHDRINMEFAEACMRAMLWHRHMYAPVNQFDAYLDSEEYKANADRAIKAYFQGNPVMLALHKLFPEMFIEQCRQMSYYSNLGLFWEVMAPVFFEMSDIYDEGGFKGVPDAMNFLVNGIFAIAGRPIYHHVYIKGECYEIIPKSKGFTWLYEAALPYVEAVFYRTAPFRGTKSYNAQAGQVPDEQKDFHYGILYADVFPVGTAGIPPTLLMQDMLHFLPQYLVDYYEQYCRGEGDMLIQLGISFQRSMYNVTSAVIQALRTALLYPLDDPNPKHLQANREFFEAQLNRFTRADYNMRDAARLRSIQQQDYR; from the coding sequence ATGACAGCAACTGTTATCCCTTCCACTACCAAATTACCTCCTTCTAAACATGAATTTGCCGAAGTAATTCACCGTTTAGAAGCTGGCGGTTCAATGTTGCCAGATACGCCAGAAAATCTCATGCAAATCATTGGTTTGTATAAAGCTTATGCTGTGCCAATGGATTTCTACTGGCGTGACCTCCTTTATATTGCTGAACGAGAATTTTTAAACCCCTTACCCTTTTTTAAATACTTCTTACCCAAAGAGTATTTAGAAAGACACAATCATTATGCCGGCGATGATGCCGACTTGCGAGTTTGGCGCGGAATTGCTACCGCTCACCCTGAACTTTTGGCATTTATCGACAAAGGTGAAACTGGCAAATTTCCCCAGTTATTCCATCATTTATTCCACGATCGCATTAACATGGAATTTGCTGAAGCTTGTATGCGAGCCATGCTTTGGCATCGTCATATGTATGCACCAGTCAACCAATTTGATGCTTACCTAGACTCAGAAGAATATAAAGCTAACGCTGATAGAGCCATCAAAGCCTACTTTCAAGGTAATCCGGTCATGTTGGCACTGCATAAACTGTTCCCAGAAATGTTCATAGAACAGTGTCGCCAAATGTCTTATTATTCCAACCTGGGTTTATTTTGGGAAGTGATGGCGCCCGTCTTTTTTGAGATGTCAGACATCTACGATGAAGGTGGATTTAAAGGTGTACCAGATGCGATGAATTTCTTAGTCAATGGGATTTTTGCCATCGCTGGTAGACCTATTTACCATCATGTTTATATTAAAGGTGAATGTTACGAAATCATTCCCAAATCTAAAGGTTTTACTTGGTTATATGAAGCAGCATTACCTTATGTAGAAGCTGTTTTCTACCGCACCGCACCCTTTAGAGGCACTAAATCTTATAATGCTCAAGCAGGTCAAGTACCTGATGAGCAAAAAGATTTTCACTATGGAATTCTCTACGCTGACGTGTTTCCAGTTGGGACTGCGGGTATTCCACCAACATTATTAATGCAAGATATGTTGCACTTCCTACCCCAATATCTTGTTGATTATTATGAGCAATATTGTCGTGGTGAAGGAGATATGTTGATTCAATTGGGTATTAGTTTTCAAAGGTCAATGTACAACGTGACCTCGGCGGTAATTCAAGCATTGCGAACTGCTCTTTTATATCCTTTAGATGACCCAAATCCCAAACATTTACAAGCAAATCGAGAATTTTTTGAAGCACAACTAAATCGCTTCACTCGCGCTGATTATAATATGCGTGATGCGGCTCGATTAAGGAGTATTCAACAACAAGATTACAGATAA